The DNA region AACAGAAAGGTAACGCCAGTCATTTTCCATGTGATCCATAACACCCAGATTTGGCTGCACAATGGAGGAGTTTCCTTCCTCACTACTCTGTTTTATATGGCCAGCTTTCAACCTGTTCCTGGCAATCTTTGGTGGCATGTGGGTAGTCAGCCATTGAAATGACATGGTCAAATCACCACTTTCCAAGTTTTTGGAGCTTTGCTTGGAGTCAGCATCTAAGCCATTCAGACATACTTGTCCATTTTCTATCCTAGGTTGCAAAATCCAAGTAGTCAGGACTTGCTTTGATCCAACAGATATGAGTAAGAAAGTCTTGTCTTTGTTTTCAACCACAATGTTATCAGAAATGTCGTTCAGACTGTAGTTATGTGATTTATCTGTTATTGTGTAGGTCCTCGGGATGAAGCATGTAGCTCGCACAGCTGACCCACCAATATGCTCCCCTAGCAATTTTGAGGAACGCCATCTTCCAGAACTACCAGTCAATAATCTGTAATGGACGTCACTACATCAGTATAAAGATGGAACATATGATTACAAATTGATCACTTAAGAAGCAAATTATTTACCCTGTAAGGCGCACAGTTCCATCTTCACATCCTGTTGCTATCAACAGATCTGAGCTATTCTCAAGATTTGAATAACTTGCTGGATCTATGAAGCACAATGAGTGCACTTCTCTACCATGAAACTGCAACTGGAGAACTTGAGGGAGTAATTTCCTATCTTGAGTTGGTGCCCAGTGCCTGTGAATGTGAATATCATGATCCTGCTTGAAAGGCAAAAACAGCAAAACGTTAAGTATGCGATGAAAAATGTGCAACACAAAATATAGTCAAACAACGGCAAAACTCAACTATGTGATGGAAAGGGTATAAAATGTAAAATATTGTTCCTTCTACAAGTTACGTGAGTAGGCCTTAGTCTGTAGCATTTTAGAGTTGAGACATGATTAAGCCTCAATATGCAAAGAGATGGAAACTAAAGTTGCCACTCTTGTGACTAATTCAGAATTACCAGCCCCTCGTAACAAGCAACGATGGAAGATATAACACATGCAAGCTTTGGAACGGAAGAAATAGTTCTCATGAGGTGTGTTAACTTTCACTAGAACATCAGCTGAGAAAAAAAATCCACAAAACATTACTAATGCAATTTAGAACACAAACCTTTACAAAGGCAAAGCAGTTCTGATACTCGGGGACCGTCCCAAGATAATAAGAATAAGGGCGCCGCCAACCTCCACAGGATACTTGAGCCATCTACAGACGATAAAAGTTTGGTGCTATTGATTAGCTGAACTGCTGGTTCCGATTGGCCAATTCATATGGTACATGTTGTTCTGTTACCTTTGTTTCATTCTCAAGGTCCCAAATGATAAAATCTGCAGAAGTGAAACCTATTGCATAGGTACTCAATTGGCTCTCAGGTGCAAGATTAGTGTAGATGGATTGAATGGTGCCCAATTCTTTTACTTGCCTCATTCCAAAAAATTCAATCTTTTGCACATTTCTTCCATACTTGAAGAAGCAAATGCAACCATCTCCCCCAGTCTATAAAATTTCAAGGATGGGGAGCATAGGTCAGAATGAGTCAATGACTTTGCTAATATGAATAACAATAACATTCTGGACATACAGTGTGAATTTCAATATGATCGGAAGTGGAGCCTTTTATATGAACACTTGTGACACTAGAAATGCCATGAGCTCCTTTAAAACGGTCACATGGAAGAATCTTCTGTTGCATCACACAACTGTCATACAGTACCAATATTTTAGGGAAAGGAAAGGCTGTGATGTTACCCTTTTTATCACCAGCTATAAGGATCTGCATgggaaaaaagagagaaatTACATATCATATAGTCACATCTTTAGTTAGTTTTATGAGAAAAAAATCAGCTAATTAGCAGTTAATGGTACGATGTATTACAGTCTCCCCACAGGGACTGAAACACCCTGTTCTACCTTCCAAGCAACATCTTACAATCTAAAGGCCTCCTTATTATCTTCATTCTTCTGTTCGCTAATCCTAGATATATAAACATTAACACTGTGATCCCAGATATTAAAATATAATGTTCACACAAAGGATTCTAACAATAAGAATTTATGGATTTGTCTTCAACTAGAAATCGAACAGGCTTTAAAATCAATACCTCCTCTCGAGGAGATGCATCTAAACACATGATTCGAGCCCCAAAGGAGGATTCAAACACTGCTACAAGTGAACACTTTTGAGGTGCATTGATAACATCCGCACTTGAGAACAGGGCATCTCTTATGTTCCATAACTTAAGCACACCCCTAGGATCAGCTGTGAAAATGTGACTGCAAGTGAAGGAAAATCTGATGAGAATAATGATTAGCTGCTATTTAAAATGTTTAATTAGAAATTTAACAATCCACGGACCTACATTCGAGTGACTTGCACCAGTATACTCCTAGTAGTTGCCTATCTTTTTCTGCTGGCCAGGTAAAAGATAGGTTCATTTTTGGTTCAATGCTGCCACTAGCTAAACGGACGATAGTAACATTTCCCCGGCCATCTCCAAGGGCAATTACGTCCTCCCTATTCAAAGAAAGGTTTGAGTACATCGGCATGACATCCATGCAGATAATTGGTGCTTTCTCAGTGACCTGAATAATCTCAGTCCATCTTACATCCTCAATGTTAGAGAGTTCAGCATGATGCAGATATCCATTATTTGTGGCAACATACAGAACATTTTCTTCTGCAAAGTGTAGACAACGTACATACTCGCTTTTGCTGTGATGAACCAATGAATAAACAATTTCACTGTCACAATATGAGAGATAGAgatattatgtaaattgtggaACCATAAAGAAGTACATCACACCTATCCAGGGGGCCACACCGCCCCAAAACTGAAGGAGAAGATACTACGAAGATCTCAGAATCATAGTTCAGACCATCAGATACTAATTTGTCTTCCCCTTTGTCATGAAAAATGGAATTGCATAGATGGTGCACTTTGATGGCTGAATCAAACCCAGCAGTGACCAGAAGCAGTGAGCTTGGGTCAAATAAACATCGCCATATTCCCCGGCCACTGTAGATTACAGTAGCACAGTGAATTATTTTCTACTTAGAGTAAACACTTCTTGGAATTCCAGATAATTAAACAGCAGCATGCTAATTTTACACAAGTTACAATCTAACAAACTACATCTTCCAAACTTACATGTGTTCTTTGAACATCTTGATTAGCTTTCCATCCATTCCCCAAATGCAACAAGAACAATCCTCACCAGCAGTTATAACTATCTAAAAGGAAAGTTTAGTTATAAACAGTAAGAGATCTAGAGAAACGTTCAACTGGATATTTTAAATAATTACAACCCATTCAAGAGAAAAAGGTTTATTGACACTTTTTCTGTGCTGGAAATACAAGCAACAAAAATATAAAGCATTGAAAAATGATGAGGATGAAAAAATCATCTACAAAAGGAGAGGGAATAAAGTATGACAACTTACAGAATCAGAAACATAGCAAT from Panicum hallii strain FIL2 chromosome 9, PHallii_v3.1, whole genome shotgun sequence includes:
- the LOC112876464 gene encoding WD repeat-containing protein 6 isoform X1 encodes the protein MDAGGHLRPGSYLGDVSALSFLPSSPRPLLLAGTGSELLVHEVGAARLVAAFQVFDGVRVHGIELRGGSPDCSTHSLAVFGERRVKLFALGLRVSADGSEVGELRLELEQRLPGFDHWVLDARFLEVDGLLAIGLSDNSVALWDLSNRVLVTRVKSPEKCLLYSMRMWGDSVTELLVASGTILNEILIWKLAPQNLGSSLLHSYEGDNEIIHLGDNQYMTVHLGRLKEHEGSIFRIAWSSDGSKFMSVSDDRSARLWMLSFKSQSFVSQTASQDSVEIIPKLTLFGHSARIWDCYVSDSIVITAGEDCSCCIWGMDGKLIKMFKEHIGRGIWRCLFDPSSLLLVTAGFDSAIKVHHLCNSIFHDKGEDKLVSDGLNYDSEIFVVSSPSVLGRCGPLDSKSEYVRCLHFAEENVLYVATNNGYLHHAELSNIEDVRWTEIIQVTEKAPIICMDVMPMYSNLSLNREDVIALGDGRGNVTIVRLASGSIEPKMNLSFTWPAEKDRQLLGVYWCKSLECSHIFTADPRGVLKLWNIRDALFSSADVINAPQKCSLVAVFESSFGARIMCLDASPREEILIAGDKKGNITAFPFPKILVLYDSCVMQQKILPCDRFKGAHGISSVTSVHIKGSTSDHIEIHTTGGDGCICFFKYGRNVQKIEFFGMRQVKELGTIQSIYTNLAPESQLSTYAIGFTSADFIIWDLENETKMAQVSCGGWRRPYSYYLGTVPEYQNCFAFVKDHDIHIHRHWAPTQDRKLLPQVLQLQFHGREVHSLCFIDPASYSNLENSSDLLIATGCEDGTVRLTGLLTGSSGRWRSSKLLGEHIGGSAVRATCFIPRTYTITDKSHNYSLNDISDNIVVENKDKTFLLISVGSKQVLTTWILQPRIENGQVCLNGLDADSKQSSKNLESGDLTMSFQWLTTHMPPKIARNRLKAGHIKQSSEEGNSSIVQPNLGVMDHMENDWRYLSVTAFLLKHPVLRLTVCFVVVACSDATVVLRALLLPSRLWFDVALLVPQASPVLVLRHIIINASHYKDDAGDRYLIVSGSTDGSITFWNLTETVHGFMQLISETQPHMSIDCQMRPRTGRGSQGGRRRWRSLANHSLKKRDGDISPPDGSNLSTPYAAENSSETSGVDNTQNVVHEGSDVSNSEIPSSTQSCEIPELRPIQLLSSVHQSGVNCLHISYSTPDKSYCIISGGDDQAVQCFIFTVGSLENRSTTTTRLNSHDNGILKILYQHKVPSAHSAAVKGIWTDGTWAFSTGLDQRVRCWKIGSSGKFTEYSHAIISVPEPETLDVFQDRAKTNYQIAVAGRGMQMVEFSQPEDD
- the LOC112876464 gene encoding uncharacterized protein LOC112876464 isoform X2, which gives rise to MSARLWMLSFKSQSFVSQTASQDSVEIIPKLTLFGHSARIWDCYVSDSIVITAGEDCSCCIWGMDGKLIKMFKEHIGRGIWRCLFDPSSLLLVTAGFDSAIKVHHLCNSIFHDKGEDKLVSDGLNYDSEIFVVSSPSVLGRCGPLDSKSEYVRCLHFAEENVLYVATNNGYLHHAELSNIEDVRWTEIIQVTEKAPIICMDVMPMYSNLSLNREDVIALGDGRGNVTIVRLASGSIEPKMNLSFTWPAEKDRQLLGVYWCKSLECSHIFTADPRGVLKLWNIRDALFSSADVINAPQKCSLVAVFESSFGARIMCLDASPREEILIAGDKKGNITAFPFPKILVLYDSCVMQQKILPCDRFKGAHGISSVTSVHIKGSTSDHIEIHTTGGDGCICFFKYGRNVQKIEFFGMRQVKELGTIQSIYTNLAPESQLSTYAIGFTSADFIIWDLENETKMAQVSCGGWRRPYSYYLGTVPEYQNCFAFVKDHDIHIHRHWAPTQDRKLLPQVLQLQFHGREVHSLCFIDPASYSNLENSSDLLIATGCEDGTVRLTGLLTGSSGRWRSSKLLGEHIGGSAVRATCFIPRTYTITDKSHNYSLNDISDNIVVENKDKTFLLISVGSKQVLTTWILQPRIENGQVCLNGLDADSKQSSKNLESGDLTMSFQWLTTHMPPKIARNRLKAGHIKQSSEEGNSSIVQPNLGVMDHMENDWRYLSVTAFLLKHPVLRLTVCFVVVACSDATVVLRALLLPSRLWFDVALLVPQASPVLVLRHIIINASHYKDDAGDRYLIVSGSTDGSITFWNLTETVHGFMQLISETQPHMSIDCQMRPRTGRGSQGGRRRWRSLANHSLKKRDGDISPPDGSNLSTPYAAENSSETSGVDNTQNVVHEGSDVSNSEIPSSTQSCEIPELRPIQLLSSVHQSGVNCLHISYSTPDKSYCIISGGDDQAVQCFIFTVGSLENRSTTTTRLNSHDNGILKILYQHKVPSAHSAAVKGIWTDGTWAFSTGLDQRVRCWKIGSSGKFTEYSHAIISVPEPETLDVFQDRAKTNYQIAVAGRGMQMVEFSQPEDD